The Setaria viridis chromosome 6, Setaria_viridis_v4.0, whole genome shotgun sequence genome includes the window GACATGGAGAACTGCGAGCTGGTGATGAAGATGATCCGCACCCTCAAGTCCTTCGAAATTCAGCAGGTCACGGGGGAGGTCGCCCCGGACTCCAACAAGGCCTCAACATCGGGGGCATTCAAGCCCACGCGGGACACCAAGGCGGTCCAGATCGACCTCGAGGACTCCAACAGGGTGGCACAGATCGGCACCATGCTGTCAGCCAAATAGGATGGTGAGCTCGTTCACTTCCTATGTGAAAATAGGGATATCTTAGCATGGAAGCCCTCTAACATGCTAGGGATACTAGTCCTATCAAACAGCGTCTGCGTTGCTTCAATAACGAGAAGCGGAAGGCCATTGGCAAAGAAATCGCCCACCTCCTCActgccgggttcatcaaggaggCCTTCTACCCTAAGTGGTTCGCTAACCCCATGGTGGTGAAGAAGAACAGCTTTTGGCGCATGTGTGGACTACACGAGCCTGAACAAGGTATGCCCCAAGGTGCCATATCCCTTGCCTCGCATTGATCAGGTGGTTGACTCGACCATAGGATGCGAGGTCCTGTGCTTCCTGGACACCTACTCAGGCTGTCGCTAGATCGCGATGATGGAATCCGACCAGCTCGtgacctccttcatcaccccgttCGGCGCATACTGCTACATCACAATGCCGTTCAGTCTCAAGAATGCAGGCTCCAAGTACTGCTACGTTTACAATGCCCCTGTACATGTTGCTGAAGAAATCCAACCAGTTCTACTAGAATGAAGAGGCACAGGAGGCCTTTAACAAGCTCAAAGCCTTCCTGGCCTCACCCCTGACCTTGGTCTCACCAACCCCGGGCAAGcccttgctgctctacatctccgtgaccacccaggtggtcagcgcggccctcGTCATGGAGCACGAAGAGCTTGGGCATGTCCTCAAGGTGCAAAggccggtgtacttcatcagtgaagtgcTGTCTGACACAAAGGTACGCTACCCCTAAGTCCAAAAGATGATTTACGCCATCCTTATCGCGAAGCGCAAGCTCCTCCACTACTTCGAGAGCCACCTGATCATGGTGGTGATGTCGGTGCCATTGGGGGAGATCATCCAGAACTGCGACACCTCGGGTCGCATGGCCAAGTGGGCAATGGAGCTTATGGGCTACCAGATCAGCTACGTGCCGAGGTCCGTGATCAAATCGCAGGTCCTCACAGACTTCGTTGCGGAGTGGACTGAGGCCCAGACCCCTCCCACCCCTCACCAGTTATGAGTgctggacgatgtactttgatgggtcatTCATGGTGGCGGGTGTGGGGTGATTGCCTTAAGTACgcgatccgcctccacttcccCGCCACCAACAACATGGTGGAGTAAGTGGCCCTTATTCATGGCCTCAAGATCACCTCCGAGCTTGAAGCCTGCGGCCTCTTCATCAGGGGTGACACAGAGTTGGTCGTCGACCAGGTCATGAAGGAGGCCTCTTATCGTGATGAGAAGATGCTCGCCTACTACAAGAGGTGTGGAAGCTTGAGGAGAAATTTGATGGCCTCGAGCTCCACCACGTACACAAGCGTGACAACCTCACTGCAGATTTCCTAGCGAAACTCACATCAAGCCATGAGCATGCTCCTTCCGGTAGCCTTCGTCAATGATGCCTATGAGCCGTCAATCAAGCTCGCCAAGGCACCCGCCCCTTCGCTAGAACCAGCCCACCCCGAGCCGACATCAGAGTCGGCCATGGGGGTCGAGTAGAGCACCCCCGACCCTAAGGTCGCGGTGCTCCAGCCGGACTGGACATCGCCCTTCCTCAACTACCTCTTGCAAGGCACCCTCCCCACCAACACCACTGAGGCATGCCACCTCACACGGTGCGCAAAGGCCTTCGTCATTGTTGGGGAAGAGATGTACAAGCATAGCCCATCTGGCATCCTCCAGAAGTGCATCCCCGCCAACCAAGGGTGGGAGGTGCTCCTGGAGATCCACGTTGGCATCTACAACCACCATGCAGCCCCAAGGTCGCTCATGGGCAAAGCCTTCCATCAAGGCTTCTACTAGCCCACCGCGATGGCAGATGCCCAACACATCGtccgcacctgcgaagggtgccaatACTACATGTGGCAAACACACGTGCTAGCTCAAGAGCTGCAGACCATTCCGATCATGTGGCCCTTCGTAGTGTGGGGTCTCAACTTGGTagggcccttcaagaaggcgcccgggggcttcacccacctccTTGTGGCAGtggacaagttcaccaagtggataaAGGCGAATCCCATCTTAAGGTCACGTCCGCGGAAGCCATTGAGTTCTTTTCTGACATCGTCTACAGTTTCGGCATCCCAAACTCCATCAACAACGACAATGGAACGTAGTTTACAGGAAGAAAATTCATGTGCTTCAGTGATGACTACCACATCCGGGTCGACTGGGCATCTGTGACCCACCCTCGCACTAATGATCAAGTCAAGCGCGCCAACATCATGGTCTTACAAGGCCTCAAGCCACGCATCTTCGACAAACTGCGAAAGTTCATGGGGTGATGGGCCGACAAAGTGCTCACAGTGCTCTAGAGCCTAAGAATGACTTCGAATCGGTCCACGAGCTTTACACCCTTCTTCATGGTGTATGACCCCAAGGCCGTCCTACCCACCAACCTCATCTACGGAGCACCTCGAGTCAGGGTGTATGATGAGGAAAGGTTGGAGGAGGCCCGCCAAGATGTCCTCGACCAGCTGGATGAGGCGTGCGATGTCACGCTCCTCCGATCAGCAAAGTACCAGCAAGCCCTCCGGTGCTACCACAACAAGAGCGTGAGAGGCTGGGCCTTTAAGGTTGGTGACCTGGTCCTCCGGATGGTCCAGACAACCAAAGGCAGGCACAAGCTCACACCACCCTGGGAAGGACCCTACACCATAGTAGAGGTCTTACACCCGGGGGCTTACCGCCTCAAAGACGAGGACGGCGACGTCCTCACCAACTCCTAGAACATCGACTAACTACATCGCTTGTACCCTTAGATTTTCAAACTTGTACAAACACCTTGCGCCATGGCAATCAAAAAGAGCAACGTGCTTGATTAAGTTTGCAATTTCATTTTTAAGACGGTCCTAGCCAAGCAGCTCGCTCTGACCTACGAAAGCAATCGGTGAGACCTGCTCGTGTTGGCTACTTGCATGGATAGGCATTCCTCGGCCGCACCTGTGTACACCCATCATGATCCCAACCTGCAATTTTCGACCGACCAAGGCAAAACAAAGTCCCCCGCAAGCCAGTCCTCAGACTTCATGGTGCAAGGAGAATGACAAAGGCAAAAACACATGCAAAAAAGGGAATCATCTCTCAAAATAAAGTTGCAACAGGAAGCGTCCAAGTTCATTACATTACCACGAGCCTAATGCGAGAAAAAGGTGACTTAAACATCCGTAGGAGCCTCGGGAGGAACTTCACCTCGGATAATAGCCAATGAGATCTGCCCGACCAGCTCTTGCGCTCCAGGGGCCACCATCTCCTCGAGCTGCGTTAGTTCCTCGGAAGTACGGTTCTTTGCGTACCCGCTCCCAACAGCGGCGAAGTTCACGCTGTTGTAGTGCGAGGCCACTAGGTGAAGGCAATGTGGGTGTCCTAATAGAGAGCCTCCGCAATCAGGTCATCCACCCAACCACGGGCTGCCCCGAGCTGCTCCACGAGTGGACCCTTAGGTGCCACACCCATGAACACGTGGGCCCACAGGGCCTCCGACGCGCCTCGGAGCACCTCGAGCTCTCTGGTCACATCTTGTAGGCGGGTGCTTGCTGCGACCCGCTGCTCAATCACGGTGGCTAGCTTAGTGTGCAGGCCTGCAACAACGCCCACCTGAATCTAGACTAACACAAAACCATCAAACCCATAGAAGTGTTGACATCAATTAGCACGCCAAgttgtgaactgcaagcgcacggatcatcgtagcttttcccttagagtattccatccaaggtttatcaatctgtggatcaGCAGTGAACTGACTAGAGTTCTCTATCTAGGTAAAcagatctaatcctatcatgaagcatgaattgcatatGAAAGGTAACCTTGACATAaagattgatatcatgaataaggTAGATTATCACATGCACAAATATATATGATACAACACCACCAAGGAtagcaagagcctatcatcttctcgTTGTAGTCTAGCCAAAGCGGTAACCAAActatgtagcaccttgataaagagtcatctttCAGAAAGGCGGCTTGCAAGaggcctactttcttgtggtcaccactgCGAGGTGTGTGTTAACACCCCcggtttcccaaagctttacctcaaacgaCTCCCACAGtactcgccatcgatcctactcaatATTACGCAATTATTAGGCCTTTTCCCTCCCACATGCTATCACCACGCaagggtaatcacaccgacttcctacgcactactaagatgtattcGCAAGACATATAGTAATCACTAcgttacatctattcctactaagaacatatgctagctaaacatatgagaataaacatgcatcatagtagatcaaagcaCACGATTAGATTGATGTCACCGTCATGTGTACATAGGCCCTAATGAATACAAGGCTtggctcctgaactccaccgtGGCTTCGTCGCACAGGGATGATCATGGAGGCTAGGGTTTTGACTAAGCCATCTCCTAAGAAACTCTAAAGACTTGTGGAGGCCCTCAGGTCACTCTGGTGAATGCCCTTGGTTTCAtcgagttctggtggatggatatTGTGTGATAATGAATTTGAAGCATACTTATAGTCTGGAAGACGTGTGGCTGAAATAGGAAGGCGAGGGGAGCcaggaaagccccaggccgatcgacctggcccttccttttatTCCCTCATGCCCAACTTCATCGCCAAGTCTACTCTGATGTTCTGGGAGCTTATTTTTGTATGGATGTGGGCTTGGTacgtcgatagcttcgggatgagattgatatttgataactttccaaaactttgcttgatcttctttgattcctctttgatcccaaagtgatacttgccatatcttcacaatcttagcccttaagtattgttggaggagtgcttgccaaaaatgagcatcgGAGGAGCCTAGAGgaccctaggccaatcggcctgggcctgCATAAGCCAAttggcctaggccctttttgggcgtgttggccttcatctttctttGGTTCGTTGCTTGTTCTGAgctttatccaattatgctccatttagtccaatttcctgcaaaaacacaatatgctccaaaatacattgcatatgcgaaaacggggttatttcaggtgctaagtggcgggttagtataagaatatgtattaaaacaccacttaaatagcactaaaagtgtgttaatAGTGAGCGTCAGCaattcccccatgcttaaaccttgctcgtcctcgagcaagcCCAGGATGATTGCTTAGTCAGGAAATCAGCATTGCCTTCTGATGTCATCCCTGCACTTAGTTATACATAACGAGACACATTActctctcaagtatttagcatttaaagttcaagttgtgaccagttatttttcatcatggaagatagactagcaataaagaacatgccacaataaaataaatacaatgctcttgaaaTTAAATGATCTTCAGACCTTTACCTTGTTTCatcgtgaagagtttttcaaaaagatgcaaatccaacaCAAGTAAGATTCTCTTACAAAagttcatggaaacactcatctcatcaagtcactcaagcttatactagattattttcaacctattgtactcatatatgaaagtggaaggcttatgtggatCTTGGTAAGTAGAAACAATCCTAGAAAAAcattatatctgaaatattgtcaaactaagagagagatctattgggatTACGAAGATTTCTCAAAAAGGtcatgaaaaataaatgttagagagggagagggatgaaacatacacatttagataagtgtacatgtgcaagtggcaaatgaatgatcccaaggcacaaatgaagtcctcatTATTGGATtccacatggttggaaaatgagtatggatcaatccttaatcttgagagcactaagaactttaatgaggctcaaagaactgaggagcattttattctttttctcctttattttttattcatttttttcttcttccttctttctttctttttcctcattttttctttcattttgctCCTtagaacttcttgcaacatagtactttactTAACAGTAGTCGGAGATAATGCGATGGCTCTTCCCCCATGCTTAGATGACACTCATCCCtgagcatgaaaaggaagaaagataaactgctgaTGTCTTCtgcagaaaaaaatattttattccttTGGAGAGACTTCCACGCCAAATTTCAGAGGGAACAAAGGGGGAATTCTAGCCTCTGTCTTCTTCGCTTTTTATTCTCCATACTAGTGGACGCCTCTAGGTCTTGATTTTGTTGAAAAGGCACTGATTAATCTTTTGAACCTTTGtcgaaatatttttccatactcaataataggttgtggtcaaggaggtagtcacaaaaatgatatatttgggtttaggttggatgcccAACGTGGTTTGTGaaatttccagtgtagaaattcacaatgcagGATAGAAAGGCTAGCATGAAAAATATTTACACAAAGGAGATGGctagcttctaagtctcataccacaaaAAGCAATCTTAATctaactcatcaaaatataagtttgcaatctaaaggtttcatcatgaaagatcacGCATGTATATAGACTctggtaggtagaactttgcaagagattcacaaatgtagatagcatatgaattaattttaataaaaagaattcaagttatcaggtcatcgaaaaacttaaatcaaagagcaacatGGAGCTTGTGGGTCTAGAATTTAGTaatttaacctccacaattaaaagagccagtatttaatcaatttaagttcattaaatAGAGAGCAATTAGTCAAGTCATATACAAAGTAGCAaacttcatcatttttccataagtaagattataccaaaattattaacatcatggtgagcacaaggtgatggtgatcatgatttGAAGAAACcaaaaactaggttgtactcctagtagccatgttattattaagagatatacaaaggttgcatcgagtctatggttgaaggcttatatacATAGGTATTTTAAAAAGAGATAGACAAAGGAaaggttgaggaagaatttaccaTCCTTTCGATGCTTGTGATGAAGTTCAGCGtagcctcccccatgcttaagcattgtgcttagcatggaagaagaaaattGAGCACCTTCTGGCGACTGTGATCCTTGTATTCTTCATCCGCCaagtcctcccccatgcttagcattgtgctaggcatggaagaagaagatgaatctTTTTGTTATTGTTAAAATCCTTGTTCTTAGCGTCCGGAGCTTGTCtttatgcttcttcacttttgtCACCTTTATTGTCCTTCAATTTCTTTGATTTTCATTAAAGCGCTTCACCATGCCTACAAAACAATTCAAGTGCACAAACTACCCCTGGAGTGACTGTCGGGAGTAGAAATAGTTTCCAACAATCCAAAGATATCCCTAGGACGttaacttgtggcatagctaatccagtaaaataaaaacaaaaacctaatGTGTGTACGTGAGTGCAAGTGTGAATGCAAATGATAGGTAGgatcataaataaagataaTGTTTGCACCAAGttctaagcaccatgcttacaACTAGGTTGCTAAAATTCTCCATAGCCATTAAAAAATTACTAATCAAGGTCAAACACCATGCTTATCCCAAGATCAAAAACTCTTTCCAACACAACAAAAATAGAGCACATTGCAAAGCTTaaaaaccaaccaatgcaatatgcagatgacatgaAAAACTAGCAAGGTTTATGAAACTAAATGATGATGGTCTGCAACCAAGTCTAAACACCACATTTAGACAAGATTGCAAAAGGGAAAATGCCCTAGAAGCATTAACATACATATGAAAGCATTCATCATAAAAGTTTTTAGGAGAAAGCCAAGCTAACACATGAATGAtggaacaaatgcaaatgcacatgCAAAAGGGTTAGCAAAAACAAAGGCTAGGAAGGTTGAAAAGACTATCGATGTTGTTCCGTAATTAGTTGAGTCAAAAAAATTGCTTAAATAACAAAGCATGGCTAACCACTTCATAAGAAGTCAAGCAATGTCAACAAGAAAATCTTTCATTAAAAAGCTTCAACAACCAAACTAACAAGGCTAAGAGTAGATTCATAGGTGTCCTATATTATTAGCTTAAAATCAGAATTTTGAAGAGAGAAATCAAGCATAGAAATTCTAACTAAGGGggttttgaaaaacaaaaagaaaagaaagggcttatttttttggatgaaaaacaaaaacctatAGTTTTAGGATGGCTTTGGGTAAAGGTGTAGTCAGAATAGAGGCAAAAACAACTGAGGCCGATCTGAGTGGTGCAGCAAGCTAATCAATACAAGTTAATCCAACCTCTATTAGCTCTAGTTTTAGGCTAGGCTGATAGGAAGGCTTAGGTGGAAAAAGATTTTGataaaaacaacatgaaaatcCAGTACAACATGAGGTGGATAAACAAAATGATATGACATGATATGGAGGTGCCTAAAACAAATCAAAAGTTAGCTTAAATTAACTAGCCACATGTTTAGAATCAAATGGGTGGTGCATGCTTCATATTACTCTCTAAAAAGACACAAAAAAAGACTCTAAA containing:
- the LOC117861771 gene encoding uncharacterized protein — protein: MEILTFEVVDIVGYYHMIFGRPCYAKFMAIPNYTYLNLKIPGPHGVITVSANHEFALLCDMENCELVMKMIRTLKSFEIQQVTGEVAPDSNKASTSGAFKPTRDTKAVQIDLEDSNRVAQIGTMLSAK
- the LOC117861772 gene encoding uncharacterized protein: MTSNRSTSFTPFFMVYDPKAVLPTNLIYGAPRVRVYDEERLEEARQDVLDQLDEACDVTLLRSAKYQQALRCYHNKSVRGWAFKVGDLVLRMVQTTKGRHKLTPPWEGPYTIVEVLHPGAYRLKDEDGDVLTNS